In Dermacentor variabilis isolate Ectoservices chromosome 7, ASM5094787v1, whole genome shotgun sequence, a genomic segment contains:
- the LOC142587736 gene encoding muscarinic acetylcholine receptor DM1-like produces MGLLEAALNASVLLAATEAGGSGGLNGVLDDGSAGGSTTGGSGNATNDSVASDSGGHSAPYSLPEVILIAFLAALLSAVTIIGNLMVMISFKLDKQLQTISNYFLLSLAIADFSIGVISMPLFTMYTLYDHWPLGPFICDTWLAFDYLTSNASVLNLLIISFDRYFSVTRPLTYRARRTTKRAAIMIASAWVISLVLWPPWIYSWPYIEGQRSVPLDRCYIQFLETNIYVTFGTALAAFYVPVTVMCILYWRIWRETEKRQRDLTQLQAGRKETGGSRKSTSSDDPAESEDFRRGRSDSCPPDVETTYVPTSLCVETSKYLPPAAPKRRRLRDVLLSWCRIDNDKEDDDSTSHGGSPGTQTPASIETPVQSASMTFRADQLVQLNPAGRAGTGTTSAISSIGGGGGGGGGGGGSVSIPMTDRNGLRRNEKTGAAAAPTSASRSYSSDSVYTILIRLPTQPSLEGETSQASIKMILEEDAEKHEAGSGTASSGAAAAFARTSSEDSSAAMRTGDSGLETIRIPLNTKLVHRQVVAKQRAAPKKKRKQQERKQEKKAAKTLSAILLAFIVTWTPYNVLVLIKTVSSCDDCIPTGLWNFVYYLCYINSTVNPLCYALCNANFRRTYMRILSCKWHNKQRSMNRGYFT; encoded by the exons ATGGGTCTTTTGGAAGCCGCACTCAACGCCTCTGTACTGCTCGCCGCCACCGAGGCCGGAGGCAGCGGGGGTTTGAACGGCGTGCTCGACGACGGCTCTGCAGGCGGAAGCACCACTGGCGGAAGCGGAAATGCCACAAACGACAGCGTGGCTTCGGACAGCGGCGGACACTCGGCGCCCTACTCGCTTCCCGAGGTGATACTGATAGCCTTCCTGGCCGCGTTGTTGAGCGCAGTCACCATCATCGGCAACCTTATGGTCATGATCTCGTTCAAACTGGACAAGCAACTACAGACCATTAGCAACTACTTCCTGCTCAGCCTGGCCATCGCCGACTTCTCCATCGGGGTCATCTCGATGCCCTTGTTCACCATGTACACTCTGTACGACCACTGGCCCCTCGGTCCCTTCATATGCGACACGTGGCTCGCATTCGACTACCTGACCAGCAACGCGTCGGTGCTCAACCTGCTAATAATCAGTTTCGACCGGTACTTCTCGGTGACCCGGCCGCTGACCTATCGGGCCCGGAGAACCACCAAGAGGGCCGCCATCATGATCGCCAGCGCCTGGGTCATATCCCTGGTGCTGTGGCCGCCGTGGATCTACTCCTGGCCCTACATCGAGGGCCAACGCAGCGTTCCGCTGGACCGCTGCTACATCCAGTTCTTGGAGACCAACATATACGTGACGTTCGGCACGGCCCTTGCGGCCTTCTACGTGCCGGTGACGGTCATGTGCATCCTCTACTGGCGCATCTGGCGGGAGACCGAGAAACGCCAGAGGGACTTGACGCAACTCCAGGCGGGCCGGAAGGAGACCGGCGGCAGCCGGAAGTCGACGTCCAGCGACGACCCCGCCGAGTCGGAGGACTTCCGCCGCGGCCGCAGCGACTCCTGCCCGCCGGACGTGGAAACCACGTACGTGCCCACTTCGCTGTGCGTCGAGACTTCCAAGTACCTGCCCCCGGCGGCGCCCAAGAGGCGCCGACTTCGCGACGTGCTCCTGTCGTGGTGTCGCATCGACAACGACAAGGAGGACGACGACAGCACCAGCCATGGAGGCTCGCCCGGCACCCAGACGCCGGCGTCCATCGAGACACCGGTGCAGTCGGCCTCGATGACCTTCCGGGCGGACCAGCTCGTCCAGCTGAACCCGGCCGGGCGCGCCGGAACGGGGACTACCAGCGCGATCTCTAGCATAGgaggcggtggcggtggcggcggcggcggcggcggcagcgtcaGCATCCCCATGACAGACCGCAACGGCCTCCGACGCAACGAGAAGACTGGCGCAGCAGCAGCGCCCACGTCGGCGTCCCGCTCCTACTCGTCCGATTCGGTGTACACCATACTGATCCGGCTGCCGACGCAGCCGTCGCTGGAGGGCGAGACATCGCAG GCTTCCATCAAGATGATCCTCGAAGAGGACGCCGAGAAGCACGAGGCCGGCAGCGGGACGGCGTCATCCGGCGCGGCCGCGGCGTTCGCCAGGACCTCGTCCGAAGACTCGTCAGCGGCCATGCGTACCGGGGACTCCGGCCTGGAGACCATCCGGATACCGCTCAACACCAAACTTGTGCACCGCCAGGTGGTCGCCAAGCAGCGGGCGGCCCCCAAGAAGAAGCGCAAGCAACAGGAGCGCAAGCAGGAGAAAAAAGCCGCCAAGACGCTGAGCGCCATCCTGCTGGCCTTCATCGTCACCTGGACTCCCTACAACGTGCTGGTGCTCATCAAGACCGTCTCGTCGTGCGACGACTGCATCCCGACGGGCCTGTGGAACTTCGTCTACTACTTGTGCTACATCAATAGCACGGTGAACCCGTTGTGCTACGCGCTGTGCAACGCGAACTTCCGCCGGACCTACATGCGCATCCTGTCGTGCAAGTGGCACAACAAGCAGCGGTCCATGAACCGCGGCTACTTCACCTGA